The nucleotide window GTGGATCCGGCGGGTTGGGAGGCGGGAGCGGTTCAAGTGCGGGTGCACGATCTGCCGGGGCCAACCTGGACGCGCGTGGACGGGTTGGGTCCGACGAACCGGCCGCCGGCAGCGCCGGGCTGCGGGTTGATCGGGGTGGAGGCGGAACTGGAGCCGGCCTGGGACGGGCCCGGGACCAACGCGCACTGGGAGTTGCGGGTCAAACTCCCCGCCACGTACGAGGGGGACGGGTCGGACCTGGATGTTTGGTGTTGGAGGGACGGTGTCTGGGTTCGGCAGTCGTTTGATTGGGTGGCGGACCCGGCCGGGATCCGGGTCAGCGCTCACGGGTCCTCGTGGGGTGTGTGGGTGAGTCGGATTGAGCGGCCGGTTTTGGTGGCGGTGCGTTTGGGACGGGAATTGCGGCTGAGCTGTCGCGGCGTGGCGGGTTGGCGGCATGTGTTGGAGGAAAGCCTCGACGGGGTCGGCTGGTCGGAGGTGGATACGGTGTGGCCCTCGGAGCCGGTGGAATTGGAGTGGCGCCGGACCCTGGACCGGCCCGGTCCGGTCTTCTATCGGGTGCGGTTGGAGCGGCCATGAAGATTGTGAGATGGATTTGGCGCAGGGGCCGGGTGGGGTCGTCCGCGTGGGCGCGCGGTCGGGCAGCCGGCTTTACGCTGGTGGAACTGCTGCTGGTGTTGGGGATTGTGGGGCTGCTGGCCGGGCTGCTGCTGCCGGCGTTGGTGCGTGCCAAAGTGGCGGGTCGGCAGGCCCGGTGCGCCGGGCAGCTGCGGCAACTGGCAGTGGCGATGCAGCTGTACCTGGACGACTCCGGCGGTTGGTTTGTGCCCGCGTACGGATACGAAGTGCGTGATGGGGTACGGTATCTGCGGGCGTGGGATTTCACGACCGTGGAGGGAGATCCGGCGCAGGTGTTGCCCGGGACATTGTGGCAGGGCACAACCGCTCCGGCGGTGCACCAATGTCCGGAGTATCGGGGCCCGGCCAACTGGGCCGTCGACCCTTACACGGGTTACAACTACAACACCAGCTACCTGGGCCACGGCCAGTTCGAGTCCATACCCGAACCGGCGCGGCTGGGGGCGGTGCGGCATCCGGCCGGCACGGTGATGTTTGGCGACGGCCAATATGGCGGGGGCGCCAACAAGTTCATGCGGGCGCCGTGGCCCAATCCGGGGGATGCATCCTTTCGCGGGCGTTGGGCGGGGACGCAAGGGTTTCGCCATGGTGGCCGCACCCTGGCGGCGTTTGTGGACGGGCACGGAGAAGCCCTGAAACAGCGGTTTGTGGAAAACGCGGACGGGGCGGCGCGTGTCGCCGCGGGCACGGGCTTTTTGTCGGCGGACAATTCGCTGTACGACCTGGAGTGACCGGGCGGGCGGCGCCACGGGTGGGCCACTCCCATGGATCCGCAGCGGCAGAACAGGTCGGGCAAGCAAACACGAGCCCGGGGGTGGGGCTCGGTTTCGGGGTCAAGGCCAATGAACACGGGCATCCCTCAACGGATCGTATGCCTGAGCGCGGAATCGGCGGACTGGTTGGCGCGGATTGGGGCGTGGAAGCAGGTGGTGGGCGTGACGCGGCACTTTGAGCCCGGGCAGGAGCTGCCGCCGGTGCCCACGGTGGGCGGGTTTGCCGCCGTTCAGGTGGAGAAGGTGTTGGCGCTGCGGCCGGACCTGGTGATTCTGTTTTCGGATGTGCAGGCCGGGTTGGCGTCGCGGCTGGTATCGGCCGGCTGCACCGTGTTTGTGACCAATCCCCGGAGCTTGGCGGAGGTGGAGCTGTCGCTGGCGATGTTGTCCCGGCTGGTGGGCAATCCCCCCGGAGCCGCAATGTGGCTGGAGGAATTTGCGCGG belongs to Limisphaera ngatamarikiensis and includes:
- a CDS encoding prepilin-type N-terminal cleavage/methylation domain-containing protein is translated as MKIVRWIWRRGRVGSSAWARGRAAGFTLVELLLVLGIVGLLAGLLLPALVRAKVAGRQARCAGQLRQLAVAMQLYLDDSGGWFVPAYGYEVRDGVRYLRAWDFTTVEGDPAQVLPGTLWQGTTAPAVHQCPEYRGPANWAVDPYTGYNYNTSYLGHGQFESIPEPARLGAVRHPAGTVMFGDGQYGGGANKFMRAPWPNPGDASFRGRWAGTQGFRHGGRTLAAFVDGHGEALKQRFVENADGAARVAAGTGFLSADNSLYDLE